A window of Panicum virgatum strain AP13 chromosome 8K, P.virgatum_v5, whole genome shotgun sequence contains these coding sequences:
- the LOC120645872 gene encoding disease resistance protein RGA5-like, whose product MEVVTGALPSVITKLAGLAAGEYNLQKGLKGEIKFLQEELESVKAALEDISRTPAEQLPNNDKIWSRNVRELSYDIEDSIDTFMVDCHGKRLGNQHGLKKVIYWSLNLLMQPKVRHNIAKKVREIKSRVVEVHERRCRYEVNLGVDKPVTVDPRLFTQYTEMKELVGIEEARDEFINNFLTQGNNLPMKQGKIVSIVGFGGLGKTTLANAVYEKIRAQFDCCAFVSVSQTPDLKRLFKGLLNDFGKSINEEILDESRLIKVLREFLQDKRYFVVVDDIWDISVWKRIRCALPDNNVGYTIITTTRIADVAEQAGGPYKLKPLSSNNSRKLFFRRIFGNKNKDNNEEIEKCPDDELAEVSDRILKKCAGVPLAIITMASLLACKARNKLEWYEVYKSVGTGMENNMDVENMRKILSFSYYELPCHLRTCLLYLSKFPEDSEIDKERLIRMWIAEGFIQWEKQGKSPFEIGEFYFNKLINRSMIQPIQDQYGMLNSCRIHDMVLDLIRSLSSEENFVTVLSDMDSTSPSNTIRRLSLQNGKKSDIIAQATRNLLQRARSVVIFPAAVAQVPAAGSCRFLRVLDLEHCNLSHTDSLKYLGNLYQLRYLRLYSTHISQLPEEIGNLQFLQTLDVRNNPISILPSSVVELRNLMCLYIDTSTRVPNGIGNLTCLEQLSRLCIDGSTINIIEELGQLTDLRQLCIELDEWNDKLLECLHKLQKIQELDIFHFGQRLWVRFGWLTTITMSGFCTLGTWRPS is encoded by the exons ATGGAAGTCGTGACGGGGGCTCTGCCAAGCGTCATCACGAAGCTAGCTGGTCTAGCCGCCGGGGAGTACAACCTGCAGAAGGGGCTGAAGGGGGAGATCAAGTTCCTGCAAGAAGAGCTTGAGAGCGTGAAGGCTGCGCTGGAGGACATCTCCAGGACTCCGGCAGAGCAGCTTCCCAATAATGACAAGATCTGGTCCAGGAATGTGAGGGAGCTATCCTATGACATAGAGGATAGCATTGACACGTTCATGGTGGACTGCCATGGCAAAAGGCTTGGCAATCAACACGGGCTAAAAAAGGTCATTTATTGGAGCCTCAACTTGTTGATGCAGCCCAAGGTTCGCCATAATATTGCTAAAAAAGTCAGAGAGATCAAGAGCCGCGTCGTGGAGGTGCACGAGCGGCGGTGCAGGTATGAGGTCAACCTTGGTGTTGATAAACCTGTTACTGTCGACCCTCGTTTATTCACTCAATACACCGAGATGAAAGAGCTTGTTGGAATTGAAGAGGCAAGGGATGAGTTCATCAATAACTTTTTGACACAAGGGAATAACCTTCCCATGAAGCAAGGCAAGATAGTTTCAATTGTTGGATTTGGAGGCCTGGGAAAGACAACTCTTGCTAATGCAGTTTATGAAAAGATTAGAGCACAATTCGATTGTTGTGCTTTTGTTTCTGTGTCTCAAACTCCTGACTTGAAGAGATTATTCAAGGGCTTACTCAATGATTTTGGCAAGAGCATTAATGAAGAAATATTGGATGAGAGTCGACTCATAAAAGTACTCAGAGAATTCCTTCAGGACAAAAG GTATTTcgttgttgttgatgacatATGGGATATCTCAGTTTGGAAAAGGATTAGATGTGCTTTGCCTGATAATAATGTTGGATACACAATTATTACAACTACCCGTATTGCTGATGTTGCTGAACAAGCTGGTGGTCCTTACAAGCTGAAACCCCTTTCTTCAAACAACTCTCGGAAGCTATTTTTTAGAAGAATATttggaaacaaaaacaaagacaacaatgaagaaatagaaaaatgtcCTGATGATGAACTTGCGGAAGTATCTGACAGAATACTAAAGAAATGTGCTGGTGTGCCCTTAGCAATTATTACAATGGCTAGCTTGCTAGCTTGCAAAGCAAGAAATAAACTGGAGTGGTATGAGGTGTACAAATCTGTTGGTACTGGCATGGAAAACAATATGGATGTGGAGAATATGAGAAAGATATTGTCTTTCAGCTATTATGAGCTGCCATGCCATCTAAGGACTTGCTTGTTATATTTAAGCAAGTTTCCTGAAGAttctgaaattgacaaggaacGTTTGATAAGAATGTGGATAGCTGAAGGTTTTATCCAATGGGAAAAACAGGGGAAGAGTCCATTTGAAATAGGAGAGTTTTACTTCAATAAGCTCATAAACAGAAGTATGATCCAACCGATACAAGATCAATATGGCATGCTAAATAGTTGCCGCATACATGATATGGTGCTCGATCTTATCCGTTCCTTGTCAAGTGAGGAAAACTTTGTTACTGTACTGAGTGATATGGATAGCACATCTCCGTCAAATACGATTCGGAGGTTGTCCCTTCAAAATGGCAAGAAAAGTGACATAATAGCTCAAGCTACAAGAAACTTGTTGCAACGTGCAAGGTCAGTTGTTATCTTCCCAGCAGCCGTTGCTCAAGTGCCGGCTGCTGGCAGCTGCCGATTTTTACGTGTTCTGGATTTGGAGCATTGCAACCTTTCACATACTGATAGCCTTAAGTACCTTGGAAATTTATACCAGTTGAGGTACTTAAGACTATATTCTACGCATATTTCTCAGCTCCCGGAAGAAATAGGAAATCTACAATTTCTACAAACATTGGATGTAAGGAACAATCCTATTTCCATCTTGCCTTCAAGTGTTGTCGAGCTAAGAAATTTGATGTGCCTATACATTGACACGTCTACAAGAGTGCCAAATGGAATCggaaacctaacatgccttgaGCAGCTGTCACGGTTATGCATTGATGGCTCCACGATAAATATTATAGAAGAGTTGGGCCAGCTAACTGATCTGAGGCAGCTGTGTATTGAATTGGACGAGTGGAACGACAAGCTGTTGGAGTGCCTACACAAGCTACAAAAGATCCAGGAACTAGATATCTTCCATTTTGGTCAACGTCTGTGGGTTAGATTTGGTTGGTTAACAACTATTACGATGTCTGGCTTCTGCACACTTGGAACCTGGAGGCCTTCCTAG